The following nucleotide sequence is from Corticium candelabrum chromosome 19, ooCorCand1.1, whole genome shotgun sequence.
ACAAGAAACAATTCCTTTTTCCCTCTTGACCAGACTCCCTATTGCAATAAAATtctaatttgttaattaacataactACAAGAAGTCAGAGTTTGTCGCAGTAGCTTAGTAAATTTTTTCTGTACTTATTAATTGCTTCTAATTAGAACCTAATATCATACATTATAGCCTAACATATATGCACGACTACATGAAGTGTTGGTGCACTCGACCTTCAGAGCTTCATCGATGCTTGAGCTACACTACCATACAAGCAAGATCCAATCACGTGTTTCTGTGCTTCTTGCTTGCCTCTTCACTTGACTTCTGCCTTGGATGCTTCTTACATTTCCTTGCTCGTTCGAATGCAAGTTTGATTGGTGAGTTCTCCACACTTGGTGCAGCACCAACAGAATCCCTTGATTCCTCAACAGACCTCTTGGATAATCTCCTAAACTCCTTAGTAACCCATTTCActacacacccacacattTCCTCTTCAATGTCAATCCTTTTACGACCTTTCACAGACATTCCATGATTGGCTCCGGCCACCCAGTAAATAGCTGGCTGCGTTGCCATCTTAGCTGCTACCTCTGTGAGTACCTTCTTATCACACATCTCATCAGAGTCTCCACTTAGAAATAGTGATGGTACAGCCAAAGGTAACAAATGCTCTTTTCGAAGCGCTAAGGGTTTGGAAGGACAGTAGAGTGGATAGGACAAGAAAATACACCCAGAAATAAAATCTGACATATCTGGTTCACACGCCAAAGCAGCAGCAACTCGAGCACCCATTGATCGACCTGCAGAGTAATGTGTCAATGAGAGTCGAGTCTTAATTGATTTGATTGCCATGAGGCGATTtcttacaacacacacacacacacacacacacacacacacacaatgcaaacatatctgtcaCCACGTCTGCAaatgacttaattaagttcGAAACTAACAAGGAAAGAACATGTTCGTTGTTAGCCTCAGCTATTCAATGTTTCTGTACTTGAAAAAAGTCCTGTCAAGTCTATATGGTCTGTAATCTCACACTCTTATAGTTACATCATTTTGTGAACATAGCATTTTTGGTCTATTTAGAAAGTATTTATTGATaatcatacaaacagaaattgaaaACAGAGAAGTAGAAACAGACAGCCATTCTAAGCATAACTGACAAGTGCCTCATTACAGAAATCAGACTGCAGCATCAAAACAGTCCAGTCCTCACCTAAGCTTTCCCAATTACAAACTTTCAATCAGTTGAAACTGCTAATCAGTAAAGCCAAGAGCTTACAagacaataataaacaaatgtcATGTATTGTCAACATTGAAGAATCAAATAGTTACTTCTAGAATAAGCATTTAATTCTCACCTCACTTCAGCAAGACATTAACTTAAAACATCAAATTTATTATATAGAAATCATTAACAAGAAACAATGTAACCTACATAAGGTGTCCCAAAAGTCCAGCCTctaataaaaagtaaaaacaaTACCACAGAAGagattattattaatttatcaattATCATTATTagtgtaataataataattaataataatcacTTCTGTTAGTTTATTAGTTACAATACATGTGTAATTAAAATGGCATTACAATGATGTTAAAATCTAGGAAAAAcaaaaagtaaacaaaaactATATCTTATGAAGCCACTTTGCAACACATTATACATACAGTAAAGGCTAGACATCATGTTGCTTTGACACTAAAATAAGCCAAGGTCACGTAATACAACACCCCATTGCTAACCTCTTGTAGAAGGACCACCCAAGCAAAGGAAGGCCTATAAAGTGTCAAGGCTTTACAGactgtataattaattaattaataattaattaattaattaattaaatagctacTGATAGTTAATGGCATGGGAAAATGTAAGACATACAATATACACTTTCAGCACGCATCAATATTTACCAGCAACAATGACATATTTCAATTGAGGATAGCAACTTCGAGTCCAATTCTAAAAAAAAGTtctaaattagtaaattaatcaTGGCCATTCACATGCACTATTCCTGGTCTTCGTACCAGCACAGTCCGGTATGCCTTCAGACGATGCTGCATAGCGGGCGGCTTGCAAGTAAATCGAACACACAGAAACCCGGCATTCGCAACAGCTTTGGCGACAGCTGTCAGGTGCGGCATGTTCATGTCTCCTCCTGCTCCGTGTGTTAGCAGAACGGCTTTAGACTCTGAAGATGCACGCGACTTAGTAACACAAACTGGAATCGCTCTACTAGACGTAGACTTTTCATTTCCCTCGAAGTAGACATCAGTCTCCGTCTAGAAATTGTAGTACTAATGACAAAACGGTTTTAGAAACAACTAAGGAAAGCAAAGGAAACCTCGCTTATATCTTTGACAGACAATGACATTTTAATTTTGGTAAGAACAGAGCCACCACAAACTTGCCTCGTTGACCAGGCCCTCTGTGCGCGAACCTGAAAGGGCATGCGCAATGCAAGGTAGAGTACACGCATTTGTAAGCTAGTACACAATATAATTATCTCTAAAAGAATGTTATATTATACAAGTCTTTGCACTTGTCAAATGTTTCCATACTAAACGTATTTTGAGTACACTAAATGCTGACAGTAAATGTTCCAAAAATCCATCTGTACATGCGTGTTAGTCTCCTTTCTGcaggtattaattaattaattaaggtaaccTAGTTACCTTTATCATCTAAAAGATAATTGTATTACCACGGCATAGGCACGGAATTAATTCCACATCTATCAGTACTTAGTATACTGCATGTTGTCATATCAATATAAATATCTATAATTATTGCCTAATTACACGTCGCTGTCTGAATGAAAGCAGTTCAACTTGTGTTTCCAATTTGGTCGTCCACTTCCATGCAGCCGTAGACGTACCCACTTCTCGGCATCTGAAAGATCGCTTCCATTGTCATGATCAAAGGCAGACTCCTGACTGACGCCTGAATCTTTTCTTGAAGAGTTGCAAGTCTCGTCTGCACTCAATGTGTCTGAAGTACCCTGATCACTACAAGTTAGTGAACTGCAGCTCTCGGGGTAGGCAGAATCCAGCCTGCTTTGAGTACGAGAATGGGgctgctgcagcagcagtGAAATACCTCTGGAAAAGTCGGCAAAACAGGGAAGTTGTTGTAGGTGTACACAAACAGAGTTGTCAATATCGCAGTTGTCAGGAATGAGCCAGTCACGCATGTGACATACATCTGTTTGAAGCTGCCTCGCACCATTCACACTAAAAAGGCAGTAAAGCATCACCGCGATTTGAGGCAACATATTAATGTCCTAAGCAACAAACTATGTCAAATTTATAAACTCATGTACAGACTAGCCTTATATACATGAATGAATCTCACAAACATGACAGAAATCAACAATAATGGATGAATTTAATCTAACAATCAGAGAACTTTAATAAAGGCCAAATTGTCtgccttcattctacaatAACTCAAAGAATACAAGCCCAAGATATTCTTGGTGTCACGACCAATTCACAGATCATCCACCGACGTAGGAAACAAGGAAGATGAGGGACTGAAGCCCTTGCTCAGTGTAGGAACTGAACCTTTTTGTGCCAAAGACTTTTGAAAATCTGTATATGGTCTGGCAACTGAGGTAGtctttttgcttactcatgatgacatcgaCAGTAAAGCtctcccccctccccccgctcgtgaacatcttcctatgCCACTGCAATCTATCTGTTACTTTCTGTCACATGTGATTGTATCTAGGATGAAGGCACAAAAACATGAACACCAAGCtaaaaacatacacaaacaaacaaaaacataaaaacatacacaaacaaacaaaaacaaattctTGTTACTCTTTACATACCGATACTTAACAAGCTACTGCCATCTTGAAACAAGTACAGTCgtgtgtcacttatccgacaccTTTGGGACCGGCCCCCTGTTGGATAtgtgaaaatgttggataaccAAAGCTGTTatgaactcaactattgttcatattagaTGGCaattttttccacattaggtataccgaatgtagatgtagaatgaatgtagatgtagatgaatgtagaatatgagaagaaacgcttgaactcactctcaaacttgcTTCAAaaaacaactgacatgcacgtggatatacatgtactgtacacatactCAGCTGACCAGCAACGTGATCAACCACGTGACAAGCTTAACCTGCCGGTTAACCGGCTTGTTGGATAGGTGATCTTCGAATAGGTGACACCGGACTGTATTGTATGCATTTTCAATCGCAATCAGTTATAGCCTTTTAGTAGTTTGTATGTTGACAGTCAAACATCATACTCAACAACTGTGCCTGAGACATTGTTATTCATGTAATTTGAATGCAACATAAACGCACCTGAAGATAATCTTTCTTTCAAACACATGCTGTTTCAAAGTCTCCACAGTGACTGTGACTGCAGTAGTTAGCACTTGTGACTGAACTTGTAATGGAAAATTATTCAAGCCAGACAAAAACGGGTAGAGCAGCTGAAGAATAGCAGAATCGATATATTCAGAATGTGCATTGATGCCCTCTGTCATAACAAACCAATATTGAGAGACATTTTGAACACAAaatatctattaattaaagctttGCATGTAAAAAATATACCTTATGTATTGAAGAAAATCTGGACATTGTATTACATAGTAGGAAAAGTGTGCAAGGTGATCAAATCAGTACCTTTTGCTTTGTGTCTCCAGATCTTCTTGGATGGAAAAGCTTGATGCCAGAAATCGTGACACATTCGGTGACAGTCACACTCAAACTGATCTTGGAATTCAGTTTTTAGAATCTAAATACAGTACATATGTAAAATTAGAATCCCAAAAGCTGTGTTACATTGTCAGCAAGAAACATAATGCAATTGCCTGACAGAAGTGCATTGCCTTTTTGCAGGTTGCTTCAGCCAATAGTCATTAATTTATCTATCCTGTAAGTTTAGAACTGCTAGGTAATTTACCTAAAATCCTTCACTTTTTTTCCCACATCGACTTTGACAGCAGATGCTACTTTTTAAGTTTACTTCTAAAAAGTACCAAAACTGTAAGAGTTAGCAAGTGCTATAATATCTAAAGCACAATATGTCAAAGCATTTTCTTGGAGACATTCAAGAAAAAGGCATCTAATACATAGTTACGTCGATTAGTTAAGACTGCACTGATATGCCAATTTTACTTATTTTCAGAAAACTGATAACCTAGGCCAATCTACCAATAGCCAATCCCTGTCATGTTGACAACTTAAGTAATTACCATTGATTCATATTCCTGGTAGTGGTGTAGGTCTTCGTACTAGCGCAACGCCATGACAAAATAACTAACTGCAAACATTGCAGACAGCAAATCGTGTGTCTTAATTCTCTCAAGTGAAATTGTTCCAGATAGACGGTCACTTCTTTAGCTCCGAACTCATTGCTACATGCACCTCACACGCCAACCATACTACACACGCATATAATCTTATCTGTATTATCAACTGCAACCAAACAAATTCCGATACAGTCTGACACTAGCTATATCAGCTGAGATATCTGATAGCAAATCTGATTTTTGGTCAAACATTACTATTAGGATGTCTGCTTCTCTGTAAATCAGTCAATCCTGCATTTATGGAAACAAATATAtcttttctgtgtgtttggCCATGCTGTAATTTTCAATAACACGcacttacttaattaaaagtaatGCAGAATTGAGTTTGCCAAATgcaagttttaattaattacagttaCTTTTCTGTCTAAGATTCTCACCATGATTTTATCCAACAACTGCATGCCCaaaatagtcacgtgatgataACCAAAATGGCCACAATTGCTGACACTCTCAATAACTGTCTTTAGTTCGTCTGTCTTCTTTTGAATGACAGGAAGATCAcagtaaatcaacaaaatcatcTTGCTGACATTCCATGTTGACAAACTTTGACCTGATTTACTCAACAGCCACAAGTATGCATAACGAAGAGTTTCACACAGCCGCCACAACGTGTGCTGTAGTCCAGACACTAGCACGGACCGATTCAAAGTTGGTAAACAATGACACGAGTTTGTCTTTGAAAGGTGCTCGGTAATGACTTCAAGTTGTGATTTTAGTTCatcaaaacaattcaaaaggaagtgtgttgttgatgttAAGACAGTAGGAGTATCTACATTAGTTTGACTTGGCAGACATTTGTCAGATGCTGCAACTCCAAGAACATGACAAAAACCTATACAAAAATATTGTGCACTACAAACATAGCAAACCCTGAAAGATGTCCTACGTTTGTCCCAGTTACATTCTTGATTGAAAAGTTGCATATGTGAATACACTAGACAATACAAGAAAGTTGCATTTACAGTGCTTACAACGGAACAAaagaacagacaacaaacagaaaaatgagGTTACAAAATGAATAAACGAATAGTGAATCCGACCAATAAACACAGAACACAGGAAACAAAACATACGTGTTGCTTCATAGCTGTAatatgcacatgcatgaaTACACTACTGTTTCTAGATTAGAATGCCTAATTCATGTTAACAAGTTACTTAAACTAGCCACCAATTTGACATCAATTACAAATATGCATATGCCTACAAATTAGAAAACTAAAAAGATCTCTATCAATGAACAGCCTGCGTCCATGTGCTAACACAGTCGCCGTTGTATCATGCCTAATATCTGATTTGCTCCTAACTTGTTACATTTGCATATGTAAACTTCAACTCTTCccctgtactgtacatgtatctgTTGGGATGCTTTACACCCTCTGTGCATAAATCTTAAAACTGATGCATGTCtgcaaaaacatacaaacaaacaaacaaagacacaaacagacagtcaacacAAAAAGTGTATCAAGCAAAGTCAGTTTACAACAAATGAAGTTGATCATCTTAATGCAGCAAAAGCTGCAGACTTTTGAAGGAGAAACACCATTCCGTTGTAAAGATGCAATAGGTCATTCTGGAAAAGCtggtaacttaattaatgccaAAACAACTAgcattaataatatatttatagcaCTCAGTATTGGCAAATAGTCAAAATGATGCTCAACGTCATCTGCTGTACCTTCCTCCTGTCCTTTCTCGTTGTTATTAGTCTGATTATAATTCCAGCTCTAGTAAATTGACTTACAACAGACATGTCACTGGTTTCCAGTTGTTGACTTGGCATGCCAACAATTCGGTTTTGGCATAACCATGCATGGAATATTTAGCACGCTATGATTTTGTCTAGAAATAATTCTGTGGAGACCCATTGGAGTGTTAGAATAACAAAATTTTTGGAACCATATTTAACGAATATAGCTCAACGGTgacaaatgcaacaactggTCAGCACGAATAAAGTAAAAAAGCCCACCACACAGACTCGGAAGGCTGCTGAGCACACAAGCAAGGGCATGTTGTTTACAGCCAGCTATGGTTTACCAAACTATCCATAACTGAATTAATgtaaagacaaacaatagatCACAAGGTAGACAGAAATGTAActaacaaacagtcaaacaataTAAGCCACAAACATCTTCAAACAGACAATTTACCTGCAGAAAGCCACGAGACCCGAGTTTCATCGAGCAAGTCCTGCTTAGCACGTAGCATACCACACAACGTGGTCACAACACAGAGTTCAAGTATACCACCCTTCACACACATAGAACACCCTGTACATTGAGCATCATCACACCCAACTCTCCCTTTACTACAATAGCCACACAATGTCAGACGATCTTTCCTCAAGTGCCTACAAAGATCCAAAAGTAGTGCCTTAACATCTCCGCCCAAACACTTCACAGCAGTAGCAGCAACACAATCCAACGTCTCGGACAGACTCCTAACATGTTCCTCTACCTCTTTGCCGCCATCACGAATGAATCTAGTAATTTCCATTGATACATATAGTGCTTGATAGTGCAATAAATCACTCAACACGCAAGAAGCATTTATCGCCAACCGAGATATAACATGCGGATGTTCGTAAACCGACAGCAAGTAAACTATTGTCTTCAACGGTCGTTTCTCATTACGATCACAAATGTCATCCATGATGCTGCTGTACTCAACGGCACACGACATCAAGTTAGACATCTCATGACTGTCCTCTACTCTCCAATACACGTCAAAGCACTTCATCTTGATGTCTGACAACAAGTCCCCTAACAATGGCAAGAGAGTAGTTAATATCTCCTCGTAAAATGCACTAGAAACAAGATGAAGGTAACGTTCTACACGTTCCAAAACACTCCGAAGCTCAGATATAGTCTTagtacaaattttaaaatccGGGTATTTTCTCTGTACTTCTTCGCCTAGCGTCAGTCTGGTTTTCAATCTCTCCATCTCTCTGCATTCCAATAGCAGAGATCGTTTGCACTCTAGATCGTTTCTACGTTTGTAGGATTCCGAAAGGTCTTTGTAAGCGATTGTTAGACGATTCCAGCCCTTTCTGATGTCGAACACGTGTCTCTGATGGTaagacaatggcaaacacATTGCCGTCTGGCGCCCAGGAATTAGAAGAAAATCGGGTTTAAGTAGACCGATCTTCTCTACGCCATCAACTGCGGACGGAGTTCGACGGCCTCGTATCGGTGGCAAGAACGTCGAGAGTTTAGCGTCCTGCTGATCGGCTGCCATTCGACGCATCAGGTGACGTGTATCTATGGAAACGTTCTGCGCAAGCGCAAACGACAACGTTTGCAAATGCTACTTGCGCAGTCAGGGAGTTAGTGATCAAGCCTTGTTTGCAAGTTGTAAGTTCTTATATgagtaaattaattttttctcATCAATAAAGAAGTATCTAATATGTATTGTAATTTTTGGAAATTGACAATATCCatgaatgttaattaatgtatttaattaattgactatttTTGTTAAATCGAAGTTTAGCAAATTTCGTTACACAAACAACGTAACATTGAAATGTATCTTTCTTGCAAACGGATCTATTGCACtgaaatttgaaatatatCAATATATCCTGTCTTGGTATCTAGAAACGACGCCAATATGTAAACAACTTGAGTAGATATACAACTTATAATTGCTTGCTGTGATCGAACGCCAtgttttttatgttttgaCTGGAGTGACTGTGGGATGTTTTTAAGGGATTGAGCTATTTAGATATACTGGAACAGGAACATTGACCATGATAATTAATGCTACGATTTTGAGATAATATTACTTAATTTCATTATTAATATAAGTGTGGTCGTTTTCTTGGATACACGTATTGAAATCTAAAGTTTTATGCAATTTGCATATTTGAATTATGCATAGATTTACTTTACCTTTAAATTACTGTATTTTCTCTCTCCATGCGCATAGTGACAGGACTACGCGAACATTGATCTGAGTGAATTTATAGTGTtgaatatttattcaattgtcaTTGTACATTATTGCCATTCATGATGCATAGACAGAGGTATACAGGTCGTTGAAATAGCTTAATCAGAAAGTTGTTTACGCATGTTACACAGTCAGCAAACTAAAGTCTCATATCAACCTtaggcgcgcatgcgctatGGCTACAATATATTTGAGAGCAGTAGTGTGAAAATGAACCCATTTTCAGGGTACATTTCAAAAAATGACTTACTTGTGCAAGTCTGTGATCAATGCCATATGATGACTGTCTTGTCACTCGATGCTGTTGCTAACATCTTGCCATTGTGACTGAAACTGCAGCTTTGTATCCAATTTTTATGGCCGCTCAGTATGACCAGTGGTTTGCTTTCTGTCATGTATGTGTTCCATATTGAGATGGTCTTGTCGCCAGAACCAGCTGCTATCATTTGCCCATCAGGAGAGAATGAACTGCACTGAATGGGTCCTTCGTGCTGATCTTTCATGTGATTCGTCACTTCTCCTACCATCACATTCCACACTCGCATGGTGTTGTCTGAGGCAGTTGCCAGCCTGCTGCTGTCAGGCGAGAATCTGCAAAACTTTATCCCTCCGAAGGGGTCGCTCAGCTTGTGTGTTGCTTTACCTGAAGATCTGTTCCACAGCCAAACGCATTTGTCTGTAGAACACGATGCAATGAGCAGATTGTCGGGAGAGAAGTCGACAGACAAGACTGGACCCTTGTGAGCTACCAGAGATTTACTCTTCCCTTTCTTGTCCAAGTCCCACAATCGAACTGTCTTGTCATTGGATGACGATGCAATTGTCTTGTTATCTGGAGACACTCGACAGTCTGTGACTCCATCGGAATGACCAGTAAGATTCAACAAAGGCTTGTAACTATCGAGATGCCACAGGATCACTTTACAGTCGAGTGATGAGGAAACAAACTGGCTGCCACTCGGTGAAAAAGAAACTGCAGTCACTGCTGCTTGGTGGGCGTTTAAGCCTTTGATCTGTTTGCCCGTTTTTACTGACCAGATTATGATGACTCCGTCCTCAGAACCAGATATCAGCAGTTTGTCGTCGGGAGAGAATGCACAGCCTAGAACTGCATCACTGTGGTTGGTTAGAGTGAATTTGGGCTCTCCACGAAAATCTGTGCTTTTGCCTTGCCCCATTGCGtctacaaataaacaaatctgTTTGAAGAATAATGGGGCGGAATGACACGCCCCAGGCTAACATGTACATCACGTGCACTTGAATTGTTAAAAATAGGAAGTCGATCTATAAATGATATTGCCTCTCCTATTTGTAATTCAAGCTGATAGAGCGGAGAAATAGGTTTTATTTAACATTGTCATGTCAGCATAGATATACCAGCATTGACAATCAATGGGATAGAGTTTGAACGCTTACCATgcacctaattaattaattgattagttaaATATATTGTAaagtttatttttaaaatttcatTGATTTAATATTTGGTACGCTTTTTTGAAAATGACTGCATTTtataactttaattaaactttagGTGCAATGTTAATATGGTCACGTGTGGAGACCACGTGTGCCAAGCGAGCCGTCACGTGATCAATCTTGATGCCTGATGGCTGCTAGAACTGCTTTCGCCTGCATTCGCTCGCTACAGTTTACATCAAGGTGCAATATCTAGTTTCTAGACTTGAATCGGATGAACATGAGCAACATACAGATGTTATGTAACGTTTAGGTCGACAAGACGTCTTTCTCTTCTACAGAAACATCTGGTAAGCACAATGACACTGCGGTATCATGCTTCAGTTTTGCGTTCGATGTCCTAGTGGAAAATTGTTATCTACCTGATCTAATTTTAGAACTATGTGCGCAAAAGAATTTGTACAGTATTActgtttttgttattattgttattatcacTGGCCAGTTTGGCTGTGGTAGTACTAGTACATTGTATGTGGAGACATTTGTTGTATGATTTGGAAAAAATAAatcaaataataatttaaGTATACTAAACATtatttactattattattattgtatatagaaacatttgttgtatgaattgaaaaatataa
It contains:
- the LOC134194545 gene encoding uncharacterized protein LOC134194545, whose amino-acid sequence is MAADQQDAKLSTFLPPIRGRRTPSAVDGVEKIGLLKPDFLLIPGRQTAMCLPLSYHQRHVFDIRKGWNRLTIAYKDLSESYKRRNDLECKRSLLLECREMERLKTRLTLGEEVQRKYPDFKICTKTISELRSVLERVERYLHLVSSAFYEEILTTLLPLLGDLLSDIKMKCFDVYWRVEDSHEMSNLMSCAVEYSSIMDDICDRNEKRPLKTIVYLLSVYEHPHVISRLAINASCVLSDLLHYQALYVSMEITRFIRDGGKEVEEHVRSLSETLDCVAATAVKCLGGDVKALLLDLCRHLRKDRLTLCGYCSKGRVGCDDAQCTGCSMCVKGGILELCVVTTLCGMLRAKQDLLDETRVSWLSAVYSHMQLFNQECNWDKRFCHVLGVAASDKCLPSQTNVDTPTVLTSTTHFLLNCFDELKSQLEVITEHLSKTNSCHCLPTLNRSVLVSGLQHTLWRLCETLRYAYLWLLSKSGQSLSTWNVSKMILLIYCDLPVIQKKTDELKTVIESVSNCGHFGYHHVTILGMQLLDKIMILKTEFQDQFECDCHRMCHDFWHQAFPSKKIWRHKAKEGINAHSEYIDSAILQLLYPFLSGLNNFPLQVQSQVLTTAVTVTVETLKQHVFERKIIFSVNGARQLQTDVCHMRDWLIPDNCDIDNSVCVHLQQLPCFADFSRGISLLLQQPHSRTQSRLDSAYPESCSSLTCSDQGTSDTLSADETCNSSRKDSGVSQESAFDHDNGSDLSDAEKWVRLRLHGSGRPNWKHKLNCFHSDSDV
- the LOC134195091 gene encoding testis-expressed protein 30-like; translated protein: MSLSVKDISETETDVYFEGNEKSTSSRAIPVCVTKSRASSESKAVLLTHGAGGDMNMPHLTAVAKAVANAGFLCVRFTCKPPAMQHRLKAYRTVLNWTRSCYPQLKYVIVAGRSMGARVAAALACEPDMSDFISGCIFLSYPLYCPSKPLALRKEHLLPLAVPSLFLSGDSDEMCDKKVLTEVAAKMATQPAIYWVAGANHGMSVKGRKRIDIEEEMCGCVVKWVTKEFRRLSKRSVEESRDSVGAAPSVENSPIKLAFERARKCKKHPRQKSSEEASKKHRNT
- the LOC134194896 gene encoding uncharacterized protein LOC134194896 gives rise to the protein MGQGKSTDFRGEPKFTLTNHSDAVLGCAFSPDDKLLISGSEDGVIIIWSVKTGKQIKGLNAHQAAVTAVSFSPSGSQFVSSSLDCKVILWHLDSYKPLLNLTGHSDGVTDCRVSPDNKTIASSSNDKTVRLWDLDKKGKSKSLVAHKGPVLSVDFSPDNLLIASCSTDKCVWLWNRSSGKATHKLSDPFGGIKFCRFSPDSSRLATASDNTMRVWNVMVGEVTNHMKDQHEGPIQCSSFSPDGQMIAAGSGDKTISIWNTYMTESKPLVILSGHKNWIQSCSFSHNGKMLATASSDKTVIIWH